A genomic window from Thunnus maccoyii chromosome 2, fThuMac1.1, whole genome shotgun sequence includes:
- the LOC121912879 gene encoding tetratricopeptide repeat protein 31-like isoform X2, with protein MKFTRDIRRLLGLGGDGSGEEDMDIQNGAPEPSDRRKDQDLSQAMLSGEDGLDDEKKTRRRAERRRAKKKRQKERKKLEREERMEDVSEQGEEVPGVASESDSEEELKAEEEWTAVRPKNKCSPESVPAFITTENKSNRQPPHRTSEEEPEWDVSSAFVANAASHIKLKGLKTRALQISRENKENEARSSQGESTEEMKRRGESLAVQGIQMFEQGQYSQAVDMFTEAIYCDPKNHRFYGNRSSCYCRLEQYSSALTDAQRSIQLAPDWPMGYCYKASALMWLKRYMEVEKVMEDVLKLDQHCKEASSILSECRILQLMELGFEEEQSKLLLEKFTTVQAILTSPDAKALKHTPQQDQSGSCRSLWVGNITVEVSEKNLLDLFKTYGEIESIRVLHERFCAFINFRNANMAAKALEKLQT; from the exons aTGGGTCAGGAGAGGAGGACATGGACATTCAGAATGGAGCTCCTGAACCATCAGACAGGAGAAAAGATCAAGACTTATCACAG GCCATGCTGAGTGGTGAGGATGgtttggatgatgagaagaaGACAAGacggagagcagagaggaggagagccaAAAAGAAA AGGCAGAAAGAACGGAAGaaactggagagagaggagaggatggaggacGTCTCAGAGCAG GGAGAGGAAGTGCCTGGAGTGGCGTCAGAGAGCGACAGCGAGGAGGAACTGAAAGCGGAGGAGGAATGGACTGCGGTTCGTCCCAAAAATAAATGCAGCCCTGAATCAGTCCCTGCCTTCATTACGACAGAGAACAAGAGCAACCGCCAGCCGCCCCACAGGACCTCGGAGGAG GAGCCAGAGTGGGATGTCAGCAGTGCATTTGTGGCCAACGCTGCCAGTCACATCAAACTCAAAGGCCTGAAGACCAGAGCACTACAGATCTCAAGAGAGAACAAGGAGAACGAGGCCAGGAGCAGCCAG GGGGAAAGCACAGAAGAAatgaagaggaggggggagtCTCTGGCAG TGCAGGGAATTCAAATGTTTGAGCAAGGCCAGTACAGCCAGGCAGTGGACATGTTTACAGAAGCCATCTACTGTGACCCAAAAAATCACAG GTTCTATGGCAATCGCTCTAGCTGTTATTGCCGTCTGGAACAATACTCCTCTGCACTAACAGATGCTCAGAGGTCCATTCAGCTGGCTCCTGATTGGCCAATGGGATATTGCTATAAGGCTTCTGCTCTGATGTGGTTAAAG CGGTACATGGAGGTAGAGAAGGTCATGGAAGACGTGTTGAAGTTAGATCAGCACTGTAAGGAAGCATCCAGTATACTCTCTGAGTGCCGGATCCTGCAGCTCATG GAGTTGGGTTTTGAGGAAGAGCAGAGCAAACTGCTATTAGAGAAGTTCACAACTGTTCAGGCGATCCTCACCTCTCCTGATGCCAAGG CACTGAAGCATACGCCTCAGCAGGACCAGAGCGG GAGCTGTCGCTCTCTGTGGGTTGGAAACATTACAGTGGAAGTGTCCGAGAAAAACCTCTTGGATCTTTTCAAAAC GTATGGTGAGATAGAGAGCATCAGAGTTCTTCATGAGCGCTTCTGTGCCTTCATCAACTTCAGGAACGCCAACATGGCTGCCAAGGCACTGGAGAAGCTGCAG ACATGA
- the LOC121912879 gene encoding hsp70-Hsp90 organizing protein 3-like isoform X1, translated as MKFTRDIRRLLGLGGDGSGEEDMDIQNGAPEPSDRRKDQDLSQAMLSGEDGLDDEKKTRRRAERRRAKKKRQKERKKLEREERMEDVSEQGEEVPGVASESDSEEELKAEEEWTAVRPKNKCSPESVPAFITTENKSNRQPPHRTSEEEPEWDVSSAFVANAASHIKLKGLKTRALQISRENKENEARSSQGESTEEMKRRGESLAVQGIQMFEQGQYSQAVDMFTEAIYCDPKNHRFYGNRSSCYCRLEQYSSALTDAQRSIQLAPDWPMGYCYKASALMWLKRYMEVEKVMEDVLKLDQHCKEASSILSECRILQLMELGFEEEQSKLLLEKFTTVQAILTSPDAKALKHTPQQDQSGSCRSLWVGNITVEVSEKNLLDLFKTYGEIESIRVLHERFCAFINFRNANMAAKALEKLQGVELGGNKLVMRYPDRWIQRTMPSLQRTTTSLSSSAAGTQQNSAATGSRRRVATNGDECFYWRTTGCDYGVKCRFKHIPDQQGRDKKP; from the exons aTGGGTCAGGAGAGGAGGACATGGACATTCAGAATGGAGCTCCTGAACCATCAGACAGGAGAAAAGATCAAGACTTATCACAG GCCATGCTGAGTGGTGAGGATGgtttggatgatgagaagaaGACAAGacggagagcagagaggaggagagccaAAAAGAAA AGGCAGAAAGAACGGAAGaaactggagagagaggagaggatggaggacGTCTCAGAGCAG GGAGAGGAAGTGCCTGGAGTGGCGTCAGAGAGCGACAGCGAGGAGGAACTGAAAGCGGAGGAGGAATGGACTGCGGTTCGTCCCAAAAATAAATGCAGCCCTGAATCAGTCCCTGCCTTCATTACGACAGAGAACAAGAGCAACCGCCAGCCGCCCCACAGGACCTCGGAGGAG GAGCCAGAGTGGGATGTCAGCAGTGCATTTGTGGCCAACGCTGCCAGTCACATCAAACTCAAAGGCCTGAAGACCAGAGCACTACAGATCTCAAGAGAGAACAAGGAGAACGAGGCCAGGAGCAGCCAG GGGGAAAGCACAGAAGAAatgaagaggaggggggagtCTCTGGCAG TGCAGGGAATTCAAATGTTTGAGCAAGGCCAGTACAGCCAGGCAGTGGACATGTTTACAGAAGCCATCTACTGTGACCCAAAAAATCACAG GTTCTATGGCAATCGCTCTAGCTGTTATTGCCGTCTGGAACAATACTCCTCTGCACTAACAGATGCTCAGAGGTCCATTCAGCTGGCTCCTGATTGGCCAATGGGATATTGCTATAAGGCTTCTGCTCTGATGTGGTTAAAG CGGTACATGGAGGTAGAGAAGGTCATGGAAGACGTGTTGAAGTTAGATCAGCACTGTAAGGAAGCATCCAGTATACTCTCTGAGTGCCGGATCCTGCAGCTCATG GAGTTGGGTTTTGAGGAAGAGCAGAGCAAACTGCTATTAGAGAAGTTCACAACTGTTCAGGCGATCCTCACCTCTCCTGATGCCAAGG CACTGAAGCATACGCCTCAGCAGGACCAGAGCGG GAGCTGTCGCTCTCTGTGGGTTGGAAACATTACAGTGGAAGTGTCCGAGAAAAACCTCTTGGATCTTTTCAAAAC GTATGGTGAGATAGAGAGCATCAGAGTTCTTCATGAGCGCTTCTGTGCCTTCATCAACTTCAGGAACGCCAACATGGCTGCCAAGGCACTGGAGAAGCTGCAG GGGGTGGAGCTGGGCGGCAATAAGCTGGTGATGAGGTACCCAGACCGGTGGATCCAGCGGACCATGCCCTCCTTACAAAGGACCACTACTAGCCTGAGCTCCAGTGCTGCAGGAACACAGCAGAACTCAGCTGCCACAGG GTCCAGACGGAGGGTGGCTACAAATGGAGACGAGTGCTTCTACTGGCGGACCACAGGGTGTGACTATGGCGTCAAGTGCCGCTTCAAACACATACCTGACCAGCAAGGTCGAGACAAGAAACCATGA
- the LOC121882292 gene encoding uncharacterized protein LOC121882292, whose product MHINKTEIRGAAMTLTAAASGFVIFLLSVQVVQGQYAMGVTYTSSKMCVLKGSTVDIRCTYRYPPKENGLDTTVEKTFWFTKMKGAEPVDLRTDSEYSGRVQYHCDKNDCTLRITDLRESDSAKYKFRFITNQSGGRFTGSPGVTLTVTDLQVRRSHSHNSYKKLTCHSSCLPPRTSYVWYKNGQKIQAETSTYSGNFDSADSYSCALKGHEHYPSPPVCVDGQSCNRVIYTDRSICAFRGSSVDISCTYSSYSTYYGSITSKFWFSPERSHQWQNPSQPEDLSEDSQYAGRVQLLETEGGRSTLRISDLRESDSAQYHFTFKTRWFEWGSNLPGTTLTVTDPNLQVMVSRASQYSTWAELKCHSRCRLPDHSSFIWYTNGQKIKDETPSIYTVYLDSSDSYSCAVKGFEHHPAPSVCVHGQSCDRVIYTDRSICAFRGSSVDISCTYSGSSTYYENITSKFWFNPEHSHQWQNPSQPEDLSEDSQYAGRVRVLETERGRSTLRISDLRESDSAQYHFTFKTPSFEWGSSLPGTTLTVTALQVQVITITVHQSYTEAELKCLSSCSPAGRISYIWFKNGQKVMNEETSLYSGQFNPGDNVSCALKGHEDYRSPSVYAPMPPSVSVSPSDDIIEGSSMVQSLLLCQ is encoded by the exons ATGCATATTAATAAG acagagATTAGAGGAGCAGCTATGactttaacagcagcagcaagtggATTTGTcatcttccttctctctgtacAAG tggtacAGGGACAGTATGCCATGGGAGTGACTTACACTTCTTCtaagatgtgtgtgttgaaaggATCAACAGTGGACATACGCTGCACCTACAGATACCCACCCAAAGAAAATGGCCTTGATACTACAGTTGAGAAAACATTCTGGTTCACTAAAATGAAAGGCGCTGAACCTGTGGATCTGAGAACAGACTCAGAGTATTCAGGTCGtgttcagtatcactgtgataagaacgactgcactctgagaatcacagacctgagagagagcgactcagctAAGTACAAGTTCAGGTTCATAACAAACCAGTCAGGAGGGAGATTTACTGgttcacctggagtcactttgactgtcacag ATCTACAGGTGAGAAGATCACATTCACATAATTCATATAAAAAGCTGACGTGTCACAGCAGTTGTCTACCTCCTCGTACTTCCTACGTCTGGTAcaagaatggacagaaaattcaGGCAGAAACATCTACTTATTCAGGCAACTTTGATTCTGCTGACAGCTATTCCTGTGCTTTAAAAGGACATGAGCATTACCCGTCTCCCCCAGTGT GTGTCGATGGTCAATCCTGCAACAGAGTGATTTACACTGACAGAAGCATCTGTGCCTTCAGAGGCTCATCAGTGGACATTTCctgcacatacagtagttaCAGCACATACTATGGATCTATCACATCAAAATTCTGGTTCAGTCCTGAACGTAGTCATCAGTGGCAGAATCCCTCACAGCCTGAGGACCTTAGTGAAGACTCCCAGTATGCAGGTCGTGTTCAGCTCCTTGAAACAGAGGGAGGACGCTCCACTCTGAGAATCtctgacctgagagagagcgattCAGCCCAGTATCacttcacattcaaaacacGATGGTTTGAATGGGGGAGTAATTTACCTGGAACAACTCTGACTGTCACAG aTCCAAATCTGCAAGTGATGGTGAGCAGAGCCTCTCAGTATTCTACCTGGGCAGAGCTGAAGTGTCACAGCAGATGTCGTCTACCTGATCATTCTTCCTTCATCTGGTACAcgaatggacagaaaattaaggATGAAACACCTtctatttatactgtgtaccTTGACTCATCAGACAGCTATTCCTGCGCTGTAAAAGGATTTGAGCATCATCCTgctccttcagtgt GTGTCCATGGTCAGTCCTGCGACAGAGTGATTTACACTGACAGAAGCATCTGTGCCTTCAGAGGATCATCAGTGGACATTTCCTGCACATACAGTGGTTCCAGCACATACTATGAAAATATCACATCAAAATTTTGGTTCAATCCTGAGCATAGTCATCAGTGGCAGAATCCCTCACAGCCTGAGGACCTTAGTGAAGACTCCCAGTATGCAGGTCGTGTTCGGGTCcttgaaacagagagaggacgCTCCACTCTGAGAATCTCTGACCTGAGAGAGAGTGATTCAGCCCAGTATCacttcacattcaaaacacCAAGCTTTGAATGGGGGAGTAGTTTACCTGGAACAACTCTGACTGTCACAG CTCTCCAGGTGCAGGTGATCACAATAACAGTCCATCAGTCTTATACCGAGGCAGAGCTGAAAtgtctcagcagctgcagtccagCAGGTCGTATTTCTTACATCTGGTTCAAGAACGGACAGAAAGTTATGAATGAGGAAACTTCTCTTTATTCAGGGCAGTTTAATCCTGGTGACAACGTCTCCTGTGCTTTAAAAGGACATGAAGATTACCgctctccttcagtgt ATGCACCAATgcctccctctgtgtcagtgagtccctctgaTGATATCAttgagggcagttca ATGGTCCAAAGCCTccttctgtgtcagtga